In Enoplosus armatus isolate fEnoArm2 chromosome 2, fEnoArm2.hap1, whole genome shotgun sequence, one DNA window encodes the following:
- the LOC139295514 gene encoding volume-regulated anion channel subunit LRRC8C, translating to MIPVGEFRNLGAEQSSKYRVLKPWWDVFSEYLCIAMLMIGVFGCTLQLTQDKIACLPSHFTSPTPEIIDCSHIRNYRENETSQHSPVRPVKPIIREVVGHKNNLDIHQYVFVNHYCYERFVHWYAKFFPYLVVIHTMIFMVASSFWFKFPGTSSKIDLFVTILEKCFDSPWTTRALSEVSEERGEEKLVSWRRNTMSKDTTDRRAEDEETVGLIRSSSVKSNPEKKSAEPQSTPSVLDKKEGEQAKALFEKVKKFRTHVEEADILHLMYVLQTSLKVFKFLLIIIYTAVLVPNIEIVVRCYVPPELTGFDIYCCNHNKAHLFSKLAYCYICFVGVYGLLCIYTLYWLFHRPLKEYYFEQVRLETGINDIPDVKNDFAFLLHLVDQYDALYSKRFAVFLSEVSESHLHQLNLNYEWTAKKLRARLTRNASNRLELPLLMLPGLPDTVFQIPEVESLKLEQVKNVTIPASVAKLDLLRELSLIFCLAKLQLPALNHLKEHLKVLRLVFESIEEVPMWMYALHGLEELHLNGPLTNEVSRGATLDSLRELRALRVLTLHSNLTKIPPSLVDVALQLQRLCIYNEGVKLQAFSSLKKLTNIVSLELVGCELERIPSAVFSLNNLQELDLKENKLTTVEEILSLQHCRRLVTLRLWHNKITYIPDHISKLHTLETLDVSWNKLRKLPSRLCLCTKLRHLDVSHNQLTSLPPDIAIMQGLQFFSAAFNCLETLPDELFSCKRLKTLALGNNSLSYLSSRVADLPQLVRLEIKGNRLDSLPLEIGDCPLLSLSGLVVDDKVLDVLPSDVRSRLTKA from the coding sequence CTCACCCAAGACAAGATTGCTTGTCTTCCCAGCCACTTCACCAGCCCGACGCCTGAAATTATCGACTGCAGCCACATCCGGAACTACAGAGAGAATGAGACGTCGCAGCACTCGCCGGTCAGACCTGTGAAGCCCATCATCCGGGAGGTGGTTGGTCACAAGAACAACCTGGACATCCACCAATACGTGTTTGTCAACCACTATTGCTACGAGAGATTTGTCCACTGGTATGCAAAGTTCTTCCCGTACCTCGTTGTGATCCACACTATGATCTTCATGGTAGCAAGCAGCTTCTGGTTCAAGTTCCCCGGGACGTCTTCCAAGATTGACCTCTTTGTTACCATCCTCGAGAAATGCTTTGATTCGCCCTGGACCACGAGGGCCCTGAGTGAGGtttctgaggagagaggagaggagaagctggTTAGTTGGAGGAGGAACACCATGTCAAAAGATACCACAGATCGACgagcagaggatgaggagactGTGGGGCTCATTCGCTCCTCGTCTGTCAAATCTAACCCAGAGAAGAAAAGTGCAGAGCCTCAGTCGACCCCCTCTGTCTTGGATAAGAAGGAAGGCGAGCAGGCCAAAGCTCTGTTTGAAAAGGTGAAGAAGTTCAGAACTCATGTAGAGGAAGCAGACATCTTGCATCTCATGTATGTGCTACAGACGTCACTGAAAGTCTTCAAGTTCCTTTTAATCATCATCTACACTGCAGTGCTGGTACCGAACATTGAGATAGTAGTGCGCTGTTATGTTCCTCCTGAGCTGACTGGTTTTGATATCTATTGCTGTAACCACAACAAAGCCCATCTTTTCTCCAAGCTTGCCTACTGCTATATCTGCTTTGTGGGAGTGTATGGACTTCTGTGCATCTACACCCTCTACTGGCTGTTTCATCGACCTCTAAAGGAGTATTACTTTGAGCAGGTCAGACTGGAGACGGGTATTAACGACATACCGGACGTGAAGAACGACTTTGCGTTCCTCCTGCACCTCGTGGACCAGTATGATGCTCTTTACTCTAAAAGATTTgccgtctttctctctgaggtCAGTGAGAGCCACCTCCACCAGCTCAACCTGAACTATGAGTGGACCGCCAAAAAGCTGCGCGCCCGTCTCACCAGGAACGCCAGTAACCGATTGGAGCTCCCCCTGTTAATGTTGCCAGGGCTCCCCGACACAGTCTTTCAGATTCCGGAAGTGGAATCGCTCAAACTCGAGCAAGTTAAAAATGTCACCATCCCGGCTAGTGTGGCAAAGCTAGACTTGCTTCGGGAGTTATCGCTGATCTTCTGCCTTGCAAAGCTCCAGCTGCCTGCCCTGAACCACCTCAAGGAACATTTAAAGGTCTTGCGTCTAGTTTTTGAAAGTATAGAAGAGGTGCCCATGTGGATGTACGCCCTGCATGGCCTGGAGGAGTTACATCTGAATGGTCCTTTAACCAATGAGGTGTCCAGAGGTGCCACTCTGGACTCCCTCCGAGAGCTTAGAGCTCTGAGAGTCCTCACCCTCCACTCCAACCTTACTAAGATCCCACCCAGCTTAGTGGATGTTGCGTTGCAGCTGCAGCGGTTGTGCATCTATAACGAAGGTGTCAAGCTGCAAGCTTTCAGCAGCCTGAAGAAGTTAACCAACATAGTCTCATTGGAGTTAGTGGGCTGCGAGTTGGAGCGGATCCCAAGTGCTGTCTTCAGCCTGAACAATCTGCAGGAGTTGGacctgaaggaaaacaaacttACCACCGTGGAGGAGATTCTGAGTTTACAGCACTGCAGGCGTTTAGTGACACTCAGACTGTGGCACAACAAAATCACTTACATCCCCGATCACATCAGTAAGCTGCACACCCTGGAGACACTGGACGTTAGCTGGAACAAGCTACGAAAGCTTCCCTCTcggctgtgtttgtgcaccaaACTCAGGCACCTCGATGTCTCCCACAACCAGCtcacctctcttcctcctgaCATTGCCATCATGCAGGGCCTGCAGTTCTTCTCCGCAGCTTTCAACTGTTTAGAGACGCTGCCAGACGAGCTGTTCTCCTGTAAAAGGCTAAAGACGTTGGCTCTTGGAAACAACAGCCTGTCGTACCTCAGCTCCAGAGTGGCCGACCTGCCGCAGCTGGTCCGGCTGGAGATTAAAGGGAACCGTCTGGATTCACTACCTCTGGAGATAGGGGACTGTCCCTTGCTGTCTCTCAGTGGTCTGGTAGTAGATGACAAAGTGCTGGATGTGCTGCCATCAGATGTAAGGAGCAGGTTGACTAAAGCCTGA
- the cdkn2d gene encoding cyclin-dependent kinase 4 inhibitor D encodes MVLSQMDAGKALTAAAAKGNTSEVQRILEECRVHPDTLNEFGRTALQVMMMGNSKIASLLLEKGADPNLQDKHGIAPVHDAARTGFLDTLQVLVEYGASVNIPDQSGALPIHIAIREGHRDVVGFLAPRSDLKHANISGQTAIDVARASCVPDMIDLLFAHIHS; translated from the exons ATGGTCCTTAGTCAGATGGATGCCGGTAAAGCTTTGACGGCGGCAGCAGCCAAAGGGAATACAAGTGAGGTGCAGAGGATCCTGGAGGAATGCAGAGTGCATCCTGATACTCTCAATGAATTTGGCAGGACTGCGCTACAG gtgatgatgatggggaACTCCAAGATTGCCAGTTTGCTGTTGGAAAAAGGAGCAGACCCCAACCTGCAGGACAAACATGGGATAGCGCCCGTCCACGATGCAGCCAGAACAGGGTTCCTGGACACTCTGCAGGTTCTGGTGGAGTACGGCGCTTCGGTAAACATCCCGGACCAGAGCGGCGCCCTGCCCATTCACATCGCCATCCGGGAAGGCCACCGGGATGTTGTGGGGTTCTTGGCACCGCGGTCCGACCTGAAGCACGCCAACATCAGCGGTCAGACGGCGATAGACGTGGCCCGAGCTTCATGTGTGCCTGATATGATTGACTTGCTTTTCGCTCACATTCATAGTTAG
- the ap1m2 gene encoding AP-1 complex subunit mu-2 isoform X2, producing the protein MSASAVFVLDLKGKVLICRNYKGDVDMAEIDHFMPLLMQHEEEGLLCPVLSHGSVHFMWIKHSNLYLVATTNKNSNASLVYSFLYKLVEVFTEYFKELEEESIQDNFVVVYELLDELMDFGFPQTTDSKILQEYITQEGAKLEVAKSKVPTTVTNAVSWRSEGIKYKKNEVFIDVIESINVLVNANGGVMSSDIVGCIKLKTMLSGMPELRLGLNDRVLFALTGRDKGKTVVMEDVKFHQCVRLSRFDSDRTISFIPPDGESELMSYRINTHVKPLIWIESVIEKFSHSRVEIMVKAKGQFKKQSVANNVEVRVPVPSDADSPKFKTSTGHAKYVPEKNLVVWTIKSFPGGKEFLMRAHFGLPSVEKDELEGKPPITVKFEIPYFTVSGIQVRYMKIIEKSGYQALPWVRYITQSGDYQLRTNV; encoded by the exons GTGTTGATTTGTCGGAACTACAAAGGCGATGTGGACATGGCGGAGATCGACCACTTCATGCCTTTACTCATGCAACATGAAGAGGAAGGCCTTCTCTGCCCTGTGCTGTCACATGGAAGTGTTCACTTCATGTGGATCAAACACAGCAACCTGTACC TGGTGGCCACTACAAACAAGAACTCAAATGCCTCCCTTGTGTACTCATTTCTATACAAACTAGTCGAG GTGTTCACAGAGTACTtcaaggagctggaggaggagagcatcCAGGACAATTTTGTGGTTGTCTATGAGCTGCTGGATGAGCTGATGGACTTTGGCTTCCCTCAGACTACCGACAGCAAGATCCTACAGGA ATACATCACTCAGGAAGGTGCCAAGCTTGAGGTGGCAAAGTCCAAGGTGCCGACCACCGTCACCAACGCTGTCTCCTGGAGGTCCGAGGGGATCAAATACAAGAAGAACGAGGTCTTCATTGATGTCATCGAGTCCATCAACGTGCTG GTGAATGCTAACGGCGGTGTGATGAGCAGTGACATTGTGGGCTGCATCAAGCTGAAAACCATGCTCTCTGGGATGCCTGAACTGCGGCTGGGCCTCAACGATCGAGTGCTTTTTGCTCTCACTGGAC gtgacAAGGGAAAGACAGTGGTGATGGAGGACGTGAAGTTCCACCAGTGTGTCCGTCTCTCTCGCTTTGACAGTGACCGGACAATCTCCTTCATTCCTCCAGACGGGGAGTCTGAACTCATGTCCTACCGCATCAATACCCAT GTGAAGCCTCTCATATGGATTGAATCGGTCATAGAGAAATTCTCTCACAGTAGAGTGGAAATCATGGTTAAG gCAAAGggacaatttaaaaaacagtcTGTGGCAAATAATGTGGAGGTGAGGGTCCCTGTCCCCAGTGATGCTGACTCACCCAAGTTCAAAACCAGCACAGGCCATGCCAAATATGTGCCTGAGAAGAACCTGGTGGTGTGGACCATCAAGTCTTTCCCT ggAGGCAAAGAGTTTCTAATGAGAGCTCATTTTGGTCTGCCCAGTGTGGAGAAAGATGAGCTTGAAGGCAAACCTCCCATTACTGTCAAATTTGAAATCCCGTACTTCACAGTCTCAGgaatacag GTGCGATATATGAAGATCATTGAAAAAAGTGGTTACCAGGCTTTACCGTGGGTCCGGTACATTACACAGAGTGGAG ACTACCAGCTTAGGACCAATGTGTAA
- the ap1m2 gene encoding AP-1 complex subunit mu-2 isoform X3, with the protein MSASAVFVLDLKGKVLICRNYKGDVDMAEIDHFMPLLMQHEEEGLLCPVLSHGSVHFMWIKHSNLYLVATTNKNSNASLVYSFLYKLVEVFTEYFKELEEESIQDNFVVVYELLDELMDFGFPQTTDSKILQEYITQEGAKLEVAKSKVPTTVTNAVSWRSEGIKYKKNEVFIDVIESINVLVNANGGVMSSDIVGCIKLKTMLSGMPELRLGLNDRVLFALTGRTVLCSGDKGKTVVMEDVKFHQCVRLSRFDSDRTISFIPPDGESELMSYRINTHVKPLIWIESVIEKFSHSRVEIMVKAKGQFKKQSVANNVEVRVPVPSDADSPKFKTSTGHAKYVPEKNLVVWTIKSFPGGKEFLMRAHFGLPSVEKDELEGKPPITVKFEIPYFTVSGIQVRYMKIIEKSGYQALPWVRYITQSGDYQLRTNV; encoded by the exons GTGTTGATTTGTCGGAACTACAAAGGCGATGTGGACATGGCGGAGATCGACCACTTCATGCCTTTACTCATGCAACATGAAGAGGAAGGCCTTCTCTGCCCTGTGCTGTCACATGGAAGTGTTCACTTCATGTGGATCAAACACAGCAACCTGTACC TGGTGGCCACTACAAACAAGAACTCAAATGCCTCCCTTGTGTACTCATTTCTATACAAACTAGTCGAG GTGTTCACAGAGTACTtcaaggagctggaggaggagagcatcCAGGACAATTTTGTGGTTGTCTATGAGCTGCTGGATGAGCTGATGGACTTTGGCTTCCCTCAGACTACCGACAGCAAGATCCTACAGGA ATACATCACTCAGGAAGGTGCCAAGCTTGAGGTGGCAAAGTCCAAGGTGCCGACCACCGTCACCAACGCTGTCTCCTGGAGGTCCGAGGGGATCAAATACAAGAAGAACGAGGTCTTCATTGATGTCATCGAGTCCATCAACGTGCTG GTGAATGCTAACGGCGGTGTGATGAGCAGTGACATTGTGGGCTGCATCAAGCTGAAAACCATGCTCTCTGGGATGCCTGAACTGCGGCTGGGCCTCAACGATCGAGTGCTTTTTGCTCTCACTGGACGTAC tgtgttgtgttcaggtgacAAGGGAAAGACAGTGGTGATGGAGGACGTGAAGTTCCACCAGTGTGTCCGTCTCTCTCGCTTTGACAGTGACCGGACAATCTCCTTCATTCCTCCAGACGGGGAGTCTGAACTCATGTCCTACCGCATCAATACCCAT GTGAAGCCTCTCATATGGATTGAATCGGTCATAGAGAAATTCTCTCACAGTAGAGTGGAAATCATGGTTAAG gCAAAGggacaatttaaaaaacagtcTGTGGCAAATAATGTGGAGGTGAGGGTCCCTGTCCCCAGTGATGCTGACTCACCCAAGTTCAAAACCAGCACAGGCCATGCCAAATATGTGCCTGAGAAGAACCTGGTGGTGTGGACCATCAAGTCTTTCCCT ggAGGCAAAGAGTTTCTAATGAGAGCTCATTTTGGTCTGCCCAGTGTGGAGAAAGATGAGCTTGAAGGCAAACCTCCCATTACTGTCAAATTTGAAATCCCGTACTTCACAGTCTCAGgaatacag GTGCGATATATGAAGATCATTGAAAAAAGTGGTTACCAGGCTTTACCGTGGGTCCGGTACATTACACAGAGTGGAG ACTACCAGCTTAGGACCAATGTGTAA
- the ap1m2 gene encoding AP-1 complex subunit mu-2 isoform X1, translating to MSASAVFVLDLKGKVLICRNYKGDVDMAEIDHFMPLLMQHEEEGLLCPVLSHGSVHFMWIKHSNLYLVATTNKNSNASLVYSFLYKLVEVFTEYFKELEEESIQDNFVVVYELLDELMDFGFPQTTDSKILQEYITQEGAKLEVAKSKVPTTVTNAVSWRSEGIKYKKNEVFIDVIESINVLVRWDVGLVNANGGVMSSDIVGCIKLKTMLSGMPELRLGLNDRVLFALTGRDKGKTVVMEDVKFHQCVRLSRFDSDRTISFIPPDGESELMSYRINTHVKPLIWIESVIEKFSHSRVEIMVKAKGQFKKQSVANNVEVRVPVPSDADSPKFKTSTGHAKYVPEKNLVVWTIKSFPGGKEFLMRAHFGLPSVEKDELEGKPPITVKFEIPYFTVSGIQVRYMKIIEKSGYQALPWVRYITQSGDYQLRTNV from the exons GTGTTGATTTGTCGGAACTACAAAGGCGATGTGGACATGGCGGAGATCGACCACTTCATGCCTTTACTCATGCAACATGAAGAGGAAGGCCTTCTCTGCCCTGTGCTGTCACATGGAAGTGTTCACTTCATGTGGATCAAACACAGCAACCTGTACC TGGTGGCCACTACAAACAAGAACTCAAATGCCTCCCTTGTGTACTCATTTCTATACAAACTAGTCGAG GTGTTCACAGAGTACTtcaaggagctggaggaggagagcatcCAGGACAATTTTGTGGTTGTCTATGAGCTGCTGGATGAGCTGATGGACTTTGGCTTCCCTCAGACTACCGACAGCAAGATCCTACAGGA ATACATCACTCAGGAAGGTGCCAAGCTTGAGGTGGCAAAGTCCAAGGTGCCGACCACCGTCACCAACGCTGTCTCCTGGAGGTCCGAGGGGATCAAATACAAGAAGAACGAGGTCTTCATTGATGTCATCGAGTCCATCAACGTGCTGGTAAGATGGGATGTAGGGCTT GTGAATGCTAACGGCGGTGTGATGAGCAGTGACATTGTGGGCTGCATCAAGCTGAAAACCATGCTCTCTGGGATGCCTGAACTGCGGCTGGGCCTCAACGATCGAGTGCTTTTTGCTCTCACTGGAC gtgacAAGGGAAAGACAGTGGTGATGGAGGACGTGAAGTTCCACCAGTGTGTCCGTCTCTCTCGCTTTGACAGTGACCGGACAATCTCCTTCATTCCTCCAGACGGGGAGTCTGAACTCATGTCCTACCGCATCAATACCCAT GTGAAGCCTCTCATATGGATTGAATCGGTCATAGAGAAATTCTCTCACAGTAGAGTGGAAATCATGGTTAAG gCAAAGggacaatttaaaaaacagtcTGTGGCAAATAATGTGGAGGTGAGGGTCCCTGTCCCCAGTGATGCTGACTCACCCAAGTTCAAAACCAGCACAGGCCATGCCAAATATGTGCCTGAGAAGAACCTGGTGGTGTGGACCATCAAGTCTTTCCCT ggAGGCAAAGAGTTTCTAATGAGAGCTCATTTTGGTCTGCCCAGTGTGGAGAAAGATGAGCTTGAAGGCAAACCTCCCATTACTGTCAAATTTGAAATCCCGTACTTCACAGTCTCAGgaatacag GTGCGATATATGAAGATCATTGAAAAAAGTGGTTACCAGGCTTTACCGTGGGTCCGGTACATTACACAGAGTGGAG ACTACCAGCTTAGGACCAATGTGTAA